In one window of Electrophorus electricus isolate fEleEle1 chromosome 15, fEleEle1.pri, whole genome shotgun sequence DNA:
- the rxrga gene encoding retinoic acid receptor RXR-gamma-A → MDDNDYLHIGSSVLVNHSHQRPLASQPPIASMVTHLHPSVISSLGPPYTIITSSSLSSSASSMTSTPSVGYSPQMSHLSSSEDVKNSNSSFRSYQCISPGSLSKHICAICGDRSSGKHYGVYSCEGCKGFFKRTVRKDLTYMCRDSKECLIDKRQRNRCQYCRYQKCLAMGMKREAVQEERQRGRDKSDSEVDSSSSLNEDMPVEKILDAELAVEPKTEAYIHSNAGNSTNDPVTNICQAADKQLFTLVEWAKRVPHFSQLSLDDQVILLRAGWNELLIASFSHRSVTVRDGIVLATGLHVHRSSAHSAGVGSIFDRVLSELVSKMKDMHMDKTELGCLRAIVLFNPDAKGLSSPSEVEALREKVYASLESYTKYKYPEQPGRFAKLLLRLPALRSIGLKCLEHLFFFKLIGDTPIDTFLMEMLEVPHQIT, encoded by the exons GCTCCTCAGTGCTGGTCAACCACAGTCACCAGAGGCCCCTGGCCTCCCAGCCCCCGATTGCCTCCATGGTGACCCACCTGCACCCATCTGTTATCAGCAGCCTAGGACCGCCCTACACTATCATCACATCTTCATCACTGAGCTCATCGGCCTCCTCCATGACCAGTACACCCAGTGTGGGCTACAGTCCTCAG ATGAGCCATCTAAGCAGTTCCGAGGATGTGAAGAACAGTAACAGCAGTTTTAGAAGCTATCAGTGCATCAGTCCAGGCTCCCTGTCCAAACACATCTGTGCCATCTGTGGAGATCGCTCCTCAG GAAAGCACTATGGGGTGTACAGTTGTGAAGGCTGCAAGGGCTTCTTCAAGAGAACAGTCCGGAAGGACCTGACGTACATGTGCCGGGACAGCAAGGAGTGTCTAATAGACAAGCGTCAGAGGAACCGCTGCCAGTACTGTCGCTACCAGAAGTGCCTGGCCATGGGTATGAAGAGGGAGG ctgtgcagGAAGAGAGGCAACGAGGACGAGACAAGAGTGATAGTGAAGTTGACTCCAGCAGCAGTTTAAACGAGGACATGCCGGTCGAGAAGATTCTAGATGCCGAATTAGCCGTGGAGCCGAAAACAGAGGCATACATACACTCTAATGCGGGCAACTCA ACCAATGACCCCGTGACCAACATCTGCCAGGCAGCTGATAAGCAGCTCTTCACTCTGGTGGAGTGGGCCAAGCGCGTCCCCCACTTCTCTCAGTTATCCCTGGACGACCAGGTCATCCTCCTTCGTGCAG GCTGGAATGAACTCCTCATCGCCTCCTTCTCTCATCGCTCGGTAACAGTGAGGGATGGCATTGTGCTCGCCACTGGCCTGCATGTGCACCGCAGCAGTGCCCACAGCGCAGGGGTGGGCTCGATCTTCGACAG GGTGCTCTCTGAGCTGGTGTCTAAGATGAAGGACATGCACATGGACAAGACTGAGCTAGGCTGCCTTAGAGCCATCGTGCTCTTCAACCCAG ATGCTAAAGGGCTGTCAAGTCCATCTGAGGTGGAGGCACTGAGGGAAAAGGTGTATGCCTCACTGGAGTCCTATACCAAGTACAAATACCCAGAGCAGCCAGGCAG GTTTGCCAAGCTTCTGCTGCGGCTTCCCGCTCTGCGCTCCATAGGCCTGAAGTGCCTGGAGCATCTCTTCTTCTTCAAGCTCATTGGAGACACGCCCATAGACACCTTTCTGATGGAGATGCTCGAAGTGCCTCACCAAATCACATGA
- the prg4a gene encoding proteoglycan 4a, protein MACPSVIASLLLVVCILLPLTCVAQGSCKGRCGEPFSRGQPCNCDANCLTYKECCKDYEDICTIRHSCRGRCRETFRRGRECDCDPDCTLFNNCCLDYLGHCDLDQISAAARSAQNNLKPTEYVEDLADPVVSTISPDAGLYSPLLPANPGSSTPGADTNSPISAAGPPHTGDASSGKTISIPLKVSLSFSEHTGEAPASGTGRPSTLADITQALEAGGPAGLPESSNPDLCNGLPIDGVTSLFNGSIIVFRGHFFWLLNPQTRVAGPARNITDELGVPSPIDTVFTRCNCQAKTYIIKNDKYWSFENGVMEPGYPRSLSNDFGGLSGEISAALPVPSSRKRPEVIYFFKKGSTVQKLSYPARSSPRCSGKTSRNSIYTRSHQASSEGASPSKILLSGEISINLNWKGFPTPVTSALSIPNPRKPDGFEYFIISWPKLFSIKISGENPSLVSPTKLSGQQIDVRGWLNCPQQP, encoded by the exons ATGGCATGTCCTTCTGTGATTGCCTCTCTGCTGCTGGTGGTTTGCATCCTCCTGCCTCTTACCTGCGTTGCTCAAG GTAGCTGCAAGGGGCGCTGTGGAGAGCCTTTCTCCCGCGGGCAGCCCTGCAACTGCGACGCCAACTGCCTCACCTACAAGGAATGCTGCAAGGATTATGAGGACATCTGCACTATTC GACACTCTTGCAGGGGTCGATGTAGGGAAACCTtccggagagggagggagtgtgatTGTGATCCGGACTGCACCCTCTTCAACAACTGCTGCCTTGACTACCTCGGACACTGCG ATTTGGATCAGATCTCAGCAGCGGCCAGAAGCGCTCAAAACAACCTCAAGCCGACAG AATATGTTGAAGATCTAGCAGACCCTGTTGTGAGTACCATCTCTCCTGATGCTGGcctctactctcctctactGCCTGCCAACCCTGGATCTAGCACACCAG GGGCTGATACCAACTCCCCCATATCAGCAGCAGGGCCACCCCACACTGGAGACGCTTCTTCTGGGAAAACCATCTCCATTCCCTTAAAGGTTTCCCTCTCCTTCAGCGAGCATACAGGTGAAGCCCCTGCATCTGGAACTGGAAGACCCAGCACACTGGCAGACATAACTCAGGCCCTGGAAGCCGGTGGCCCAGCAGGACTACCTG AGAGTTCCAACCCTGACCTGTGCAATGGTCTTCCCATCGATGGTGTCACCTCCCTGTTTAATGGCTCCATCATTGTGTTTCGAG GTCATTTCTTCTGGCTGCTGAACCCCCAGACCAGAGTGGCTGGTCCTGCGCGTAATATCACAGACGAGCTCGGTGTGCCCTCCCCCATTGACACAGTCTTCACCCGTTGCAACTGCCAGGCCAAGACCTACATCATCAAG AATGACAAATACTGGAGTTTTGAGAACGGTGTAATGGAGCCTGGCTACCCTCGGTCTCTGTCTAATGACTTTGGAGGGCTCTCTGGAGAAATCTCCGCAGCTCTGCCTGTGCCTTCCAGCAGGAAGAGACCCGAGGTTATCTACTTCTTCAAGAAAG GCAGTACAGTGCAAAAATTATCCTACCCTGCTCGAAGTAGCCCAAGGTGTAGCGGAAAGACATCCAGGAATTCCATCTACACCAGGAGTCACCAGGCTAGCTCTGAAG GTGCTTCACCATCTAAAATCCTTCTGTCTGGAGAAATCAGCATTAACCTGAACTGGAAGGGATTCCCCACCCCAGTGACCTCTGCCCTGTCCATACCCAACCCTAGGAAGCCCGATGGGTTCGAATACTTCATCATCTCCTGGC CCAAACTCTTCAGCATCAAGATCAGTGGCGAGAACCCATCTCTGGTGTCTCCCACGAAACTGTCTGGCCAGCAAATCGATGTCAGAGGCTGGCTCAACTGCCCCCAGCAGCCCTGA